From Nitrospinota bacterium, one genomic window encodes:
- a CDS encoding HEPN domain-containing protein, translated as MGERMKKKPLEWLRQADFDMDTADLVLGVGRFFYAVFMCHLALEKALKGVYTAKLRRVPPKTHSLVYLVERMKLHVPDPIFDYLYTLNRVSAQIRYPDDLHKMLDTFSEGMTRDLLMEGRKALEWIKGRL; from the coding sequence ATGGGGGAACGGATGAAGAAGAAGCCGCTGGAATGGCTGCGGCAGGCGGATTTCGATATGGATACCGCCGACCTCGTTCTGGGGGTGGGACGCTTCTTCTACGCCGTTTTCATGTGCCACCTCGCGTTGGAGAAGGCGTTGAAGGGCGTTTACACGGCCAAGCTGCGGCGCGTTCCCCCAAAAACCCACAGTCTGGTCTATTTGGTGGAACGGATGAAGCTGCATGTGCCGGATCCGATATTCGACTACCTCTACACGCTCAACCGCGTGAGCGCGCAGATACGCTATCCGGATGACCTGCACAAGATGCTCGATACGTTCAGCGAGGGAATGACCCGTGATCTCCTCATGGAGGGGAGGAAAGCGTTGGAATGGATAAAGGGAAGGTTATAA
- a CDS encoding nucleotidyltransferase domain-containing protein, with protein MDKGKVITAIGRLKDILLAEGLHLDRIILFGSRIRGDEQEESDIDLLVISEDFAGKSIFERAALTKNAEITAMKQFQVPFDIITLTEEEFESGGSLFAQFAEDGETVYRKPE; from the coding sequence ATGGATAAAGGGAAGGTTATAACCGCTATCGGCCGCCTGAAGGACATCCTTCTCGCGGAAGGGCTGCATCTCGACCGGATCATCCTCTTCGGCAGCCGCATACGCGGCGACGAACAGGAGGAGAGCGACATCGACCTGCTGGTTATCTCGGAGGATTTTGCGGGGAAGAGCATCTTCGAGCGCGCGGCGCTGACGAAGAACGCCGAGATCACCGCCATGAAGCAGTTTCAGGTGCCGTTCGATATTATCACCCTCACCGAAGAGGAGTTTGAAAGCGGCGGTTCGCTCTTTGCGCAGTTCGCCGAAGACGGGGAAACGGTTTACCGCAAGCCGGAATGA
- a CDS encoding MogA/MoaB family molybdenum cofactor biosynthesis protein: MVRVGIVVASDSRSAGGGKEDKCIPALRGFLEKNGYTVVHAAIVPDEVEPLRAEIMRMAKSGAVDLVLTSGGTGVSPRDVTPEATKPLLERELPGIPEAMRATSLEKTVNAVVSRGLAGMIGAVLVINLPGAPKAAVENLEAVHRAIPHIVKKAKGDTAECAQP, encoded by the coding sequence ATGGTTAGGGTGGGGATAGTGGTTGCGTCCGATTCGCGTTCCGCGGGGGGCGGCAAAGAGGATAAATGCATCCCGGCGTTGCGTGGATTTTTGGAGAAGAACGGCTATACGGTGGTGCATGCCGCCATCGTGCCGGACGAGGTGGAGCCATTGCGGGCGGAGATCATGCGGATGGCCAAGAGCGGCGCGGTTGATCTGGTGTTGACCAGCGGCGGCACCGGCGTCTCCCCGCGCGACGTTACGCCCGAAGCCACAAAGCCGCTGCTGGAACGGGAGCTTCCCGGCATCCCGGAGGCGATGCGCGCCACTTCGCTGGAAAAAACGGTAAACGCCGTCGTTTCGCGGGGACTGGCGGGGATGATCGGGGCTGTGTTGGTGATCAACCTTCCAGGCGCCCCCAAAGCGGCGGTGGAAAACCTTGAGGCGGTTCACCGCGCCATCCCGCATATTGTGAAGAAGGCCAAGGGGGATACCGCCGAGTGCGCCCAACCATAG
- the aroF gene encoding 3-deoxy-7-phosphoheptulonate synthase encodes MIIVMKAGAPQEAIEEVERLIRETGYTPHKLAGEMKTVIAAVGDGRDKSRLESMESLAYVESVVPILKPFKLCSREVKKEDTIIDVDGVKIGGKHIVVMAGPCSVEGEDQIIGIAKDVKAAGAQILRGGAFKPRTSPYSFQGMEEEGLKLLQKAKNETGLPIVTEVMNPRDLDLIYKYTDILQIGARNMQNFSLLKLIGQTRKPVLLKRGLANTIQEWLMSAEYILAEGNRDVIMCERGIRTFETATRNTLDLSAVPVLKELTHLPVIVDPSHGTGYWQYVASMSKASVACGTDGLMIEVHNRPEAAYSDGAQSLKPKKFSRLMEELRPVALAVGRTI; translated from the coding sequence ATGATTATCGTGATGAAAGCGGGCGCTCCGCAAGAGGCCATAGAAGAAGTTGAGCGGCTGATCCGCGAGACCGGATACACCCCCCACAAGCTGGCGGGGGAAATGAAAACCGTCATCGCCGCCGTCGGCGACGGCCGCGACAAATCGCGCCTCGAATCGATGGAATCGCTGGCCTACGTCGAAAGCGTGGTGCCGATCCTGAAGCCGTTCAAGCTCTGTTCGCGCGAAGTGAAGAAAGAAGACACCATCATCGACGTGGATGGGGTGAAGATCGGCGGCAAACACATTGTGGTGATGGCCGGCCCCTGCTCGGTGGAAGGGGAAGACCAGATCATCGGCATAGCCAAAGATGTGAAGGCCGCCGGCGCGCAGATACTCCGCGGCGGGGCGTTCAAGCCGCGTACCTCCCCCTACTCGTTCCAGGGGATGGAGGAAGAGGGGCTGAAGCTGCTGCAGAAAGCGAAAAATGAAACCGGTCTCCCCATCGTCACCGAGGTGATGAACCCGCGCGACCTCGACCTGATCTATAAGTACACCGACATCCTCCAGATCGGCGCGCGCAACATGCAGAATTTCTCGCTGCTCAAGCTGATCGGGCAGACCCGCAAGCCGGTGCTGCTCAAACGCGGCCTCGCCAACACCATCCAGGAATGGCTGATGAGCGCCGAATACATCCTCGCCGAAGGGAACCGCGACGTGATCATGTGCGAACGCGGCATCCGCACCTTCGAAACGGCCACCCGCAACACGCTCGACCTCTCGGCGGTGCCGGTGCTGAAAGAGCTTACCCATCTGCCGGTCATCGTCGATCCGTCGCACGGCACCGGCTACTGGCAGTATGTCGCCTCCATGTCGAAGGCGTCGGTTGCCTGCGGCACCGACGGCCTGATGATCGAGGTGCATAACCGTCCCGAAGCCGCCTACTCGGACGGCGCGCAGTCGCTCAAGCCGAAAAAGTTCAGCCGGTTGATGGAAGAGCTCCGCCCGGTCGCTTTGGCGGTCGGCCGCACCATCTAA
- a CDS encoding ATP-dependent DNA helicase, which produces MPAIDEVFSPNGGLLARHLADYEHRPEQLAMAHAVAKTLAHGGQLVVEAGTGTGKTLAYLVPAILSGLQVVVSTGVKNLQEQIFFKDIPFLRQYIGREFTAVMMKGRGNYLCPLRLKRFSQMPLLERKGEAKLFDAILGWAQTTKTGDKAELSAVPEEHPLWAQVCGNTDFCIAQKCPRGTDCFVGALRKEAEAAQVVVVNHHLFFADLALRGKGAGNVLPDYQAVVFDEAHEVEEIAAQYFGFAVSNHRLEELVRDTLRELDEAKPPNRPELIRDLDNLDTRAKNFFSRFQRHGKEERRFSLKETPPDAEAAEALLTSLAYLEEKIGKIDPLPDSTRAMAHRHFAIAADLRAILKAESDEYIFWGETRGGGVYLNASSIDVAPLLRANLYAGHTTIFTSATLAAAGDFSYFRKSLGLDAAETMALPSPFDFATQAQIYLPRLPDPASPQFTDALAEEAVKLITLVKGRTLFLFTSFRGMYEIRKRLTGRLPYTLLMQGEASRTALLERFRSEVESVLLATSSFWQGVDVKGESLSCVIIDKLPFSSPGDPVLAARIDRIKKNGGQPFTEYQLPEAVLALRQGIGRLIRHRTDRGIMMIADSRIRSKGYGKTFLKSLPPAPVADRFDALRWE; this is translated from the coding sequence GTGCCCGCCATCGACGAAGTCTTTTCCCCAAATGGGGGATTGCTGGCGCGGCACTTGGCCGATTACGAACACCGCCCCGAACAGCTCGCCATGGCGCACGCCGTGGCGAAAACCCTCGCCCACGGCGGCCAACTGGTGGTGGAGGCCGGCACCGGCACCGGCAAAACGCTGGCCTACCTCGTCCCCGCCATCCTCTCCGGCCTGCAGGTGGTGGTCAGCACCGGCGTCAAAAACCTGCAAGAGCAGATATTTTTTAAGGACATCCCCTTCCTGCGCCAATACATAGGGCGCGAGTTCACCGCCGTGATGATGAAAGGCCGCGGCAACTACCTCTGTCCGCTCCGGCTCAAGCGGTTTTCCCAGATGCCGTTGCTGGAGCGCAAGGGGGAGGCCAAGCTGTTTGATGCCATTCTCGGATGGGCTCAAACCACCAAGACCGGCGATAAGGCGGAACTGTCCGCCGTGCCCGAAGAGCACCCGCTTTGGGCGCAGGTTTGCGGCAACACCGATTTCTGCATCGCCCAAAAATGCCCACGCGGCACCGACTGCTTCGTCGGGGCGTTGCGCAAGGAGGCGGAAGCCGCGCAGGTGGTGGTGGTGAACCACCATCTTTTTTTCGCCGACTTGGCGTTGCGCGGCAAAGGGGCGGGGAATGTGCTGCCCGATTATCAGGCGGTGGTTTTCGACGAGGCGCATGAAGTGGAGGAGATCGCGGCGCAGTATTTCGGCTTTGCCGTCAGCAACCACCGGCTGGAAGAACTGGTGCGCGATACCCTGCGCGAACTGGACGAGGCCAAGCCCCCCAACCGGCCGGAGTTGATACGCGACCTCGACAACCTCGACACCCGTGCCAAAAATTTCTTTTCCCGTTTTCAGCGCCACGGGAAGGAAGAGAGACGCTTCAGCCTGAAAGAGACGCCCCCGGATGCGGAGGCGGCGGAGGCGCTGTTGACGTCGTTGGCGTATTTGGAGGAAAAGATAGGGAAAATAGACCCGCTTCCCGATTCCACCCGCGCCATGGCGCACCGCCATTTCGCCATCGCCGCGGATCTGCGGGCGATACTCAAGGCCGAGAGCGACGAGTACATTTTCTGGGGCGAGACGCGCGGCGGCGGGGTCTACCTTAACGCCTCCAGCATCGACGTGGCGCCATTGCTGCGCGCCAACCTCTACGCCGGCCACACCACCATCTTTACCTCCGCCACGCTCGCCGCCGCGGGGGATTTCTCCTACTTCCGCAAAAGCCTCGGGCTGGACGCCGCCGAAACGATGGCGCTGCCCAGCCCGTTCGATTTCGCCACACAGGCGCAGATATACCTCCCCCGCCTGCCGGATCCCGCGTCGCCGCAATTCACCGACGCGCTGGCCGAAGAGGCGGTCAAGCTCATTACGCTGGTGAAGGGGCGGACGCTCTTTCTTTTCACCTCGTTCCGGGGCATGTATGAAATCCGCAAGCGGCTGACCGGCCGCCTGCCGTACACCCTGCTGATGCAGGGAGAAGCGTCCCGCACCGCGCTGCTTGAGCGGTTCCGTTCGGAGGTGGAGAGCGTGCTGCTGGCCACCAGCAGTTTTTGGCAGGGAGTCGACGTGAAAGGGGAATCGCTCTCCTGCGTCATCATAGACAAGCTGCCGTTCTCTTCCCCCGGCGACCCCGTGCTGGCGGCCCGTATCGACCGGATAAAAAAGAACGGCGGCCAACCGTTCACCGAGTACCAGCTTCCCGAAGCGGTGCTGGCCCTGCGGCAGGGAATCGGGCGCCTTATCCGCCACCGCACCGACCGCGGCATCATGATGATCGCCGACAGCCGCATCCGGAGCAAAGGGTACGGCAAGACGTTTTTGAAATCGCTTCCCCCCGCGCCGGTGGCGGATCGATTCGACGCGCTCCGCTGGGAGTAA
- a CDS encoding HDOD domain-containing protein, with product MVKEEITKHIDRLPGFSMTVAKVMHLSNDLRASPKDLIHAISLDPVLTAEVLRLINSAYFGMKQEVVSLNRAVILLGVNTIKNVALGSAVIGSMKMRNNFRFFTSDQFWEHSLGVAVGSKTVAARLGVPAQERDEYFIAGLLHDIGKVIFVQHLPDEYARLSDPAYRPGVAKSEVEEKFMGVSHTELGMLIAKKWELPEQLRETIAEHHSPKFGRPNDQVKAAVHLTDWYCNRAEIGIKGRAGMEMLSPEVWDILKISENGVDDVFKDLGKSVEDAKVFLKN from the coding sequence ATGGTAAAAGAGGAAATAACAAAACACATCGACCGTCTTCCCGGTTTTTCCATGACTGTGGCGAAGGTGATGCACCTGTCAAATGACCTGCGTGCTTCGCCCAAAGATCTCATTCACGCAATCAGCCTCGACCCGGTGCTTACCGCGGAAGTGTTACGCCTTATCAACAGCGCCTACTTCGGCATGAAACAGGAGGTGGTTTCGCTCAACCGCGCGGTGATCCTGCTGGGGGTGAACACGATCAAAAACGTGGCCCTCGGCAGCGCGGTGATCGGCAGCATGAAAATGCGCAACAACTTCAGGTTTTTTACGAGCGATCAATTCTGGGAACATTCGCTGGGCGTGGCGGTGGGGAGCAAAACCGTGGCGGCGCGCCTCGGTGTGCCGGCGCAGGAGCGCGACGAATATTTCATCGCCGGGCTGCTGCACGATATCGGCAAGGTTATTTTTGTGCAGCATCTGCCGGACGAATATGCCCGTCTCTCCGATCCCGCATACCGGCCCGGCGTGGCGAAATCCGAGGTGGAGGAGAAATTCATGGGGGTGAGCCATACGGAATTGGGCATGCTTATCGCGAAAAAGTGGGAACTGCCGGAGCAACTGCGCGAAACCATCGCCGAGCATCACTCCCCGAAGTTCGGCCGCCCAAACGACCAAGTGAAGGCGGCCGTTCACCTGACCGACTGGTATTGCAACCGGGCTGAAATCGGGATCAAGGGGCGCGCCGGAATGGAAATGCTTTCACCCGAAGTTTGGGATATACTTAAAATCTCTGAAAATGGGGTAGACGATGTTTTTAAAGACTTGGGGAAATCAGTTGAAGACGCGAAAGTTTTTCTTAAGAATTAG
- a CDS encoding MBL fold metallo-hydrolase: MNLSFWGVRGSIPAPGPDTAHFGGNTSCLQLMDSGSPVIVLDAGTGIRKLGIDLARNHKDKKEIHLFFSHTHWDHIQGLPFFAPLLIPGYTVHIYGPVHYEKSLEEILDRQMEYTYFPVRVAELQAKIHYHELKEENINIGGYNIRTKYLNHPVLCLGYRFEKEGKAVVYCTDHEPYYNFLGEEESEEEMNQIIAEQNGRLVDFIRGADLLVMDTQYTEAEYPSHVGWGHSSTAHNFGLVAKSGIKRYALFHHDPDRKDDDEKKIVEDMRNRIAAAGLTIDVFGAREGMTVDF; this comes from the coding sequence ATGAATTTGAGCTTTTGGGGGGTGCGGGGTTCAATACCGGCGCCGGGGCCGGATACCGCCCATTTCGGCGGCAATACCTCCTGCCTGCAACTGATGGATAGCGGCAGCCCGGTGATTGTGCTCGACGCCGGCACCGGCATCCGCAAGCTCGGCATCGATTTGGCCCGCAACCACAAAGACAAAAAAGAGATACACCTCTTCTTCTCCCACACGCATTGGGATCACATACAGGGACTGCCGTTCTTCGCCCCGTTGCTGATTCCCGGTTACACCGTGCATATCTACGGCCCGGTGCATTACGAAAAATCGCTGGAGGAAATTCTCGACCGGCAGATGGAATACACCTACTTCCCGGTGCGCGTGGCCGAGCTTCAGGCGAAAATCCACTACCATGAACTGAAAGAGGAAAATATCAACATCGGCGGCTACAACATCCGCACGAAGTACCTCAATCACCCGGTACTTTGCCTCGGCTACCGGTTTGAAAAAGAAGGTAAGGCGGTGGTTTACTGCACCGACCATGAGCCATACTACAATTTCCTCGGGGAAGAGGAGAGCGAAGAAGAGATGAACCAGATCATTGCCGAGCAAAACGGGCGGCTGGTGGACTTCATACGCGGGGCCGATCTGCTGGTGATGGATACCCAATACACCGAGGCGGAATATCCCTCGCATGTGGGATGGGGACACAGTTCCACCGCCCACAATTTCGGATTGGTCGCCAAGTCGGGCATAAAACGCTATGCCCTGTTTCACCACGACCCCGACCGTAAAGACGACGACGAGAAAAAGATCGTGGAGGATATGCGAAACCGTATCGCCGCCGCGGGTCTCACCATCGACGTTTTCGGCGCGCGGGAAGGCATGACGGTGGACTTCTGA
- a CDS encoding DUF502 domain-containing protein: MLKKAKHALRNTFLTGLFITLPLAVTIVVIRFVFTGVDGIFSPLITQLLILFGAHLDPEYRIPGIGVVVTISLIFAVGLITKHYVGRKFIAMGESLIVKIPGLKGIYSASKQMIETFSSGGMAFKKVAMIEYPRKGIYTIVFITNTGQSEISARAGRDVVNVFIPTTPNPTSGFFLALPKEDVTELDMSVEDGFKLIISGGMFVPPHGAGGQPDQAEGI, from the coding sequence ATGCTGAAAAAAGCCAAGCACGCGCTGCGCAACACGTTCCTCACCGGCCTCTTTATCACGTTGCCGCTCGCCGTCACCATAGTCGTCATCCGGTTCGTCTTCACCGGCGTGGATGGGATATTCAGTCCGCTCATCACCCAGCTTCTCATCCTTTTCGGGGCGCATCTTGATCCCGAATACCGCATCCCCGGCATCGGGGTGGTTGTCACCATTTCGCTGATTTTCGCGGTCGGCCTCATCACGAAACACTACGTGGGACGCAAGTTCATCGCGATGGGCGAATCGTTAATCGTGAAGATACCCGGCCTCAAAGGGATATACTCCGCCTCCAAACAGATGATCGAAACCTTTTCCAGCGGCGGCATGGCGTTCAAGAAGGTGGCCATGATCGAATACCCGCGCAAGGGGATATACACCATCGTCTTCATCACCAATACCGGCCAGAGCGAAATAAGCGCCCGCGCCGGAAGGGATGTGGTAAACGTCTTTATCCCCACCACTCCGAACCCCACCTCCGGTTTCTTTCTCGCGCTGCCGAAGGAAGATGTGACCGAACTCGATATGTCGGTGGAGGATGGTTTCAAGCTCATCATTTCCGGCGGGATGTTCGTGCCGCCCCACGGCGCGGGCGGGCAGCCGGACCAAGCAGAGGGCATTTGA